One Oenanthe melanoleuca isolate GR-GAL-2019-014 chromosome 3, OMel1.0, whole genome shotgun sequence DNA segment encodes these proteins:
- the LCA5 gene encoding lebercilin — MGERVRSPDSEQERKSQEDKNSDSYYSDEGNASRSSSQSPVLSSPSTSQEKRHHKTQTSNSLLHYQATKKLDSKYAPSKRGTRWGFRSQSLTRDSPAKDIDLVTKRVLSARLLKINELRNELTELHIKLDELQKENRALKRLQHRQEKALNKFEDTENEISQLLARHNNEIRILRERLRKSQERERATERRLKDTEDELYRKKNVLQKLKKLSADKHLAERDDLAKKLALAESKLEDREKRIKDLERNLELSGSSFQRELQSKKKKLYEAQEENRILQEEIKDLNQKLKEKERELEAKNIYANRMLKSSPRKDTDIVQRKKANNQNIKKGPQLTKGVQTSRCFSPAELLPESELAGGDTANKKEGILPKIEKEAQDTEWKEQTELVRPDQDREREEKLKHFQEIQSVEERVPKLPDEWQMKEYDKIKKESNFLLDKEEKIKMETEIHKPEVERESTEMLEERRKREFLLAKMQEIDREIQNTSNTKPAFQAQLINTARKSDSLEKKEKTNLFFEIPGKVTNGFPVKDSQDDTRAQGQKQRNVRTVDLSSELAFGSYVPSFGKGSGRPSWLTQKSDKFEENVKENADFDSKKEKKSNLMEQLFGNSASTILRSKNNSTPPWDIDWDSSNKPFVDQNSKVKVKEDNVLFGEGRSLNRHRLQYTTNKPGVTTLGSLEDEIEEVVLQ; from the exons atgggagaaagagTAAGGAGCCCAGATTCTGAACAGGAGAGGAAATCACAGGAGGATAAAAATAGTGACTCCTATTATTCAGATGAAGGTAATGCATCTCGTTCATCCAGCCAGTCACCAGTGCTAAGCTCTCCATCTACAAGCCAAGAAAAAAGACATCACAAAACACAGACTTCAAACAGCCTGTTGCACTACCAAG ccaCAAAGAAATTGGATTCCAAATATGCACCAAGCAAAAGAGGGACACGGTGGGGTTTCCGTTCTCAGAGCCTCACTAGGGATTCTCCTGCAAAAGATATAGATCTTGTTACAAAAAGAGTTCTTTCTGCTAGGCTGCTGAAAATCAATGAGCTCCGAAATGAACTGACTGAACTCCACATCAAACTGGatgagctgcagaaggaaaacagggCACTAAAGAGGcttcagcacaggcaggagaaagCCTTGAATAAGTTTGAAGATACAGAAAACGAAATCTCTCAGCTCCTTGCTCGGCACAACAATGAGATTAGAATATTAAGGGAGCGCCTACGAAAATCTCAGGAGAGAGAACGTGCAACTGAGAGACGGCTGAAAGATACAGAAGATGAactgtacaggaaaaaaaatgtcttgcagaaactgaaaaaactgTCTGCAGATAAGCACCTTGCTGAAAGAGATGACCTGGCAAAGAAACTAGCCTTAGCAGAGAGCAAGCTGGaggacagggaaaaaagaattaag GATCTGGAAAGAAATCTTGAATTAAGTGGTAGCAGTTTTCAACGAGAGTtacagtcaaagaaaaaaaagttgtacGAGGctcaagaagaaaacagaattctCCAAGAAGAGATTAAAGACCTAAATCAGAAGCTGAAG gaaaaagaaagagaacttgaagcaaaaaatatatatgctaATCGTATGTTGAAGTCATCACCTAGAAAAGACACGGATAttgtacaaagaaaaaaag CCAAcaaccaaaatattaaaaagggaCCACAGCTCACAAAAGGTGTACAAACCAGCAGATGCTTCTCACCTGCAGAACTTCTTCCAGAATCAGAACTTGCTGGTGGTGACACAGCAAACAAGAAAGAAGGAATTCTTCCTAAAATA gaaaaagaagctCAAGACACAGAATGGAAAGAGCAAACAGAACTCGTAAGACCAGACCaagacagggagagggaagagaaactgaaacattttcagGAAATACAGTCTGTAGAGGAGAGGGTTCCAAAACTTCCTGACG AGTGGCAAATGAAAGAAtatgacaaaattaaaaaagaaagcaacttTTTGTTggataaagaagagaaaataaagatggAGACAGAAATCCACAAACCTGAAGTAGAGAGAGaaagcactgaaatgctggaagAGCGGCGAAAAAGAGAGTTCCTGCTTGCTAAAATGCAAGAAATTGATAGAGAAATTCAAAATACATCAAACACGAAACCAGCTTTTCAAGCACAACTCATAAATACAGCAAGAAAATCTGATTCcctggagaaaaaagagaaaacaaatctcTTCTTTGAGATTCCTGGGAAGGTTACTAATGGATTTCCTGTAAAGGACAGCCAGGATGACACAAGAGCACAAGGGCAGAAGCAACGAAATGTAAGGACTGTAGATTTAAGTAGTGAGTTAGCATTTGGTAGTTATGTCCCTTCCTTTGGGAAGGGATCAGGGAGACCAAGTTGGCTCACTCAAAAAAGTGAcaaatttgaagaaaatgttaaggaaaatgcagatttcgatagtaagaaagaaaagaagtctAATTTAATGGAACAACTCTTTGGAAACAGTGCCAGTACCATTCTTCGTTCTAAAAATAACAGTACACCACCTTGGGACATAGACTGGGACTCTAGTAATAAGCCTTTCGTTGATCAAAACAGTAAAGTCAAAGTAAAAGAAGATAATGTGCTTTTTGGTGAAGGAAGAAGCCTAAACAGACACCGTCTGCAGTACACTACAAACAAGCCAGGAGTTACTACCCTTGGTTCTTTAGAAGATGAAATTGAAGAAGTAGTCTTACAGTGA